The Methylacidimicrobium sp. B4 genome contains a region encoding:
- a CDS encoding DUF1802 family protein, protein MLLLRKGGIAEGRGGFMASHSDFWLLPTRFHAQSVRIRPEFRFLVEEGERAESEEAELQFVAKLLWSRFLGDWESVRRLIVFQLWEEELLRERFAYGAKEGLHLLLVRVYQSQKVVCPWEGSLAGCRSWVTVRHPWSDRLVPVVSDEEFVPREREVRIAAMAG, encoded by the coding sequence ATGTTGCTCCTTCGAAAAGGGGGAATTGCCGAAGGGCGCGGCGGCTTCATGGCAAGCCATTCCGACTTCTGGCTCTTGCCCACGCGCTTTCATGCCCAGTCCGTTCGGATTCGTCCGGAATTCCGCTTCCTGGTGGAAGAGGGAGAACGAGCGGAATCCGAAGAAGCGGAGCTGCAATTCGTGGCCAAGCTCCTCTGGTCGCGGTTTCTCGGGGATTGGGAGAGCGTCCGCCGCCTCATCGTTTTTCAGCTCTGGGAGGAGGAGCTGCTCCGAGAGCGATTTGCCTACGGAGCCAAAGAGGGGTTACATCTCTTGCTCGTGCGCGTCTACCAGAGCCAGAAAGTGGTCTGTCCTTGGGAGGGCAGCCTGGCGGGATGCCGCTCCTGGGTGACGGTGCGGCATCCGTGGAGCGACCGATTGGTGCCTGTGGTTTCCGATGAGGAATTCGTCCCGAGGGAGCGGGAGGTGCGGATCGCGGCTATGGCGGGATGA
- a CDS encoding IS607 family transposase, with protein MNRKLVSIREAAEFLGVCAQTLRRWEREGKLIPDERTTGGRRRYDLARLRPGQFHSPESERQTIAYARVSSHDQKEDLERQKQVLERYCARQGWTFEVISDLGSGRNDHKKGLKTLLDAVLGGKVGRLVITHKDRLLRFGAELVFAICEAKGVEVVILNQGEDTTFEEDLAKDVLEIITVFSARLYGARSRKNQKLLEGVRAAVEAVQC; from the coding sequence ATAAATCGCAAGCTGGTAAGCATCCGCGAAGCTGCCGAGTTCCTTGGTGTCTGTGCCCAAACGCTGCGGCGTTGGGAACGGGAAGGCAAGCTCATTCCCGATGAGCGCACCACTGGTGGGCGGCGACGCTATGACCTTGCCAGGTTGCGTCCTGGGCAATTCCATTCACCCGAATCGGAACGGCAGACCATCGCCTACGCCCGCGTATCCAGTCATGACCAGAAGGAGGACCTGGAGAGGCAGAAGCAGGTTCTGGAACGCTACTGCGCCCGGCAAGGATGGACGTTCGAGGTCATCTCGGACCTGGGTTCGGGCAGGAACGATCACAAGAAGGGACTGAAGACGCTGCTCGATGCCGTCCTCGGCGGAAAAGTCGGCAGGTTGGTTATCACCCACAAGGACCGGCTGCTGCGCTTTGGCGCGGAGCTTGTGTTTGCCATCTGCGAGGCCAAGGGCGTCGAGGTCGTGATCCTCAACCAAGGCGAAGACACGACCTTCGAGGAAGACTTGGCGAAAGACGTGCTCGAGATCATCACGGTCTTCAGCGCCAGGCTGTACGGAGCTCGCTCGCGCAAGAACCAGAAGCTGCTCGAAGGTGTCAGGGCCGCCGTGGAGGCTGTGCAATGCTGA
- a CDS encoding transposase: protein MLIAHKIALDPNNAQATYFTKAAGTARFYYWALAEWKGQYEAGKADKRLPKPSQYSLRRQLNAIKRERFPWMLEVTKCAPQMAIIQLGKAFQNFLAGRARYPTFRRKGVHDRFTLTNDQFDLDGSRMRIPNLGWVRLRETLRFPGTVMSATVSRVADRWFVRIVVQMPEGLRPPEAESQGVVGVDLGVWALATLSTGEKVPGPKPHKARLGRLGRLSRSLSRKRKGSANRRKAKEKLARLHARITNGRLDALHKQSAGLRRRFSLIGVEGLNVRGMMGNRRLARSIGDMGFFEFRRPLEYKAAMRGGEVVVADRFFSSRKTGSHCGHRLESLPLSVREWTCPACGAEHDRDVNAAMNLKNVAVSSTVSACGEEGSGSARKRRVKPASMKQEVSFVPVLAGMSKSDGTERTAGKREKRNERAFLGR, encoded by the coding sequence ATGCTGATCGCCCACAAGATCGCCCTCGATCCAAACAACGCGCAGGCGACCTATTTCACCAAAGCTGCGGGCACGGCACGCTTCTACTACTGGGCGCTTGCGGAGTGGAAAGGGCAATACGAGGCAGGGAAGGCCGACAAGAGATTGCCCAAGCCATCGCAATATTCTTTGCGCCGCCAGCTCAACGCCATCAAGCGCGAGCGCTTCCCCTGGATGCTCGAAGTCACCAAGTGCGCTCCGCAGATGGCGATCATCCAGCTGGGAAAGGCATTCCAGAACTTTTTGGCCGGTCGCGCCAGATACCCGACCTTTCGCAGGAAGGGCGTCCACGACCGGTTCACGCTCACCAACGACCAGTTCGACCTCGACGGCTCCCGCATGCGCATCCCGAATCTTGGCTGGGTGCGCCTGCGCGAGACGTTGCGTTTTCCTGGGACGGTGATGTCGGCCACGGTCTCCCGGGTGGCCGACCGCTGGTTCGTCCGCATCGTTGTCCAGATGCCGGAGGGGTTGCGTCCGCCAGAAGCCGAAAGCCAAGGCGTGGTTGGCGTGGATCTGGGCGTCTGGGCGCTGGCGACGCTCTCGACGGGGGAGAAGGTGCCTGGCCCCAAGCCGCACAAGGCGCGGCTGGGCCGCTTGGGCAGGCTCTCGCGGAGCCTGAGCCGCAAGAGGAAGGGGTCGGCCAACCGGCGCAAGGCCAAGGAGAAGCTGGCGAGGCTGCACGCCCGAATCACCAATGGCCGCCTGGACGCCCTGCACAAGCAGTCGGCTGGCCTCAGGCGCCGGTTTTCGCTCATCGGCGTCGAGGGCCTGAACGTGCGCGGCATGATGGGCAACCGGCGTCTGGCCCGGTCGATCGGCGACATGGGCTTCTTCGAGTTCCGGCGGCCGCTGGAATACAAGGCCGCGATGCGGGGCGGAGAGGTGGTGGTCGCCGATCGGTTCTTCTCCAGCCGCAAGACCGGCTCCCACTGCGGCCATCGGCTGGAGAGCTTGCCGCTCTCGGTGCGGGAGTGGACCTGTCCGGCCTGCGGCGCGGAGCATGACCGGGACGTGAACGCCGCGATGAATCTCAAGAATGTGGCCGTGAGTTCCACGGTGTCAGCCTGTGGAGAGGAGGGCTCTGGCTCGGCACGCAAGCGCCGGGTGAAACCAGCCTCAATGAAGCAGGAAGTCAGCTTTGTTCCTGTTTTAGCAGGAATGAGTAAGTCTGACGGAACGGAACGCACCGCAGGAAAGAGGGAGAAGAGGAATGAGCGCGCTTTTCTTGGCCGATAG
- a CDS encoding lipid-A-disaccharide synthase N-terminal domain-containing protein — protein MSALFLADSSWLGVHWSLMKVIGWAGNLLFFSRFVIQWLATERKRSVVIPVAFWYCSLGGSLLLLIYALSRRDSVFVFAYLFTWIPYIRNLYFAHRERRLKIAPLAAPPSEVERVVPPATR, from the coding sequence ATGAGCGCGCTTTTCTTGGCCGATAGCTCCTGGTTGGGAGTGCACTGGAGCCTCATGAAGGTCATCGGGTGGGCCGGCAACCTGCTTTTCTTCTCGCGCTTTGTCATTCAGTGGCTGGCCACCGAGCGAAAGAGGAGCGTGGTCATCCCGGTGGCCTTCTGGTACTGCAGTCTCGGAGGCTCGCTGCTACTCTTGATCTACGCGCTTTCGCGGCGGGACTCGGTATTCGTCTTCGCCTACCTCTTCACCTGGATTCCCTACATCCGGAACCTCTACTTCGCTCATCGGGAGCGACGGTTGAAGATCGCCCCCCTTGCGGCCCCCCCATCGGAAGTTGAAAGAGTCGTCCCCCCCGCAACGCGATAG
- a CDS encoding aldo/keto reductase has protein sequence MKYRLLPETGQRVSEVGFGVWTLSTGWWGEYTEKQALAFLHRALDLGVNFFDTADVYGHGYGEELLGKAFDRDPREVVIATKVGYDFSGPARSRGQRELPHNFSEGFLREAVESSLRRLRRETIDNLQLHNVRMEHVDDDQIWTLLETLRQEGKIRSYGIALGPAIGWLYEGIHALRSRRPHVVQHIYNLLEPFPGRPLMDAAPDLSPRFLVRVPHSSGLLEGRYTADTTFPKGDHRNHRPAHWLPNGLKKVEQLRFLEVPGRTLGQAALQWILCEPRILSCLPNIYTTEQLEEFAAAPDAPPLSPSELDRIDGLLAANFGIEEPREAYKGTMTPAMSA, from the coding sequence ATGAAGTATCGGTTGCTGCCCGAGACGGGACAGAGGGTCTCCGAGGTCGGCTTTGGCGTCTGGACGCTTTCGACCGGTTGGTGGGGGGAATATACGGAAAAGCAGGCGCTCGCATTTCTCCACCGAGCGCTCGATCTAGGGGTCAACTTCTTCGACACGGCGGATGTCTACGGACACGGATACGGAGAGGAATTGCTCGGCAAGGCCTTCGACCGCGATCCCCGCGAGGTGGTGATCGCGACCAAGGTCGGGTATGACTTTTCGGGCCCCGCCCGCAGCCGCGGCCAGCGCGAGCTCCCCCATAACTTTTCCGAGGGCTTCCTCCGGGAGGCTGTCGAAAGCTCCCTGCGCCGCCTCCGTCGGGAGACAATCGACAACCTCCAGCTCCACAATGTCCGGATGGAGCACGTCGACGACGACCAGATCTGGACACTTCTTGAAACGCTCCGCCAGGAAGGCAAGATACGCTCCTACGGAATCGCTCTCGGGCCGGCGATCGGCTGGCTCTATGAAGGGATCCACGCCCTCCGGAGCCGCAGGCCCCACGTGGTGCAACACATCTACAACCTCCTCGAGCCTTTCCCCGGGCGGCCGCTCATGGACGCGGCTCCGGACTTGAGCCCGCGCTTCCTCGTCCGCGTGCCTCACTCGAGCGGGCTGCTCGAAGGAAGGTATACCGCCGACACGACCTTTCCGAAAGGAGATCATCGCAATCATCGGCCGGCCCATTGGCTCCCCAACGGGCTCAAAAAGGTAGAACAACTCCGATTTCTGGAAGTACCTGGGAGGACCCTGGGGCAAGCCGCCCTGCAGTGGATTCTCTGCGAGCCGCGCATTCTCTCCTGCCTCCCCAACATCTACACCACGGAGCAGCTCGAGGAGTTCGCCGCAGCCCCCGATGCCCCTCCCCTTTCCCCGAGCGAGCTCGACCGAATCGACGGACTCCTCGCCGCGAACTTCGGAATCGAGGAGCCCCGGGAAGCCTACAAAGGCACCATGACCCCGGCGATGTCGGCGTAG
- a CDS encoding NADH-quinone oxidoreductase subunit I — protein sequence MIVVRRPDLSWVEKLYLPGFWEGLRITWSHFVARLAGKTHITLQYPEERPPIPPGYRGAPVLVKDEEGREKCVSCQLCEFICPPRAIRIIPGEIPEDSPYAKVEKAPREFWIDMTRCIFCGYCEEVCPEEAIFLLPQNYSLNGRSRRELLHDKAKLYEMGGVLPLPIRKWANK from the coding sequence ATGATCGTCGTTCGCAGGCCCGATCTCTCTTGGGTCGAGAAGCTCTATCTGCCTGGTTTCTGGGAGGGGTTGAGAATCACCTGGAGCCATTTCGTGGCTCGGCTCGCGGGGAAGACGCACATCACCCTGCAATATCCCGAGGAGCGCCCACCGATCCCTCCCGGATACCGAGGCGCACCCGTCCTGGTGAAGGATGAGGAGGGGCGGGAAAAATGCGTGAGCTGTCAGCTCTGCGAGTTTATTTGCCCTCCGAGGGCGATCCGGATCATCCCGGGGGAGATTCCGGAAGATTCTCCCTACGCCAAGGTCGAGAAGGCGCCAAGGGAGTTTTGGATCGACATGACGCGCTGCATCTTTTGTGGCTATTGCGAGGAGGTCTGCCCGGAGGAGGCGATCTTCCTTCTGCCGCAAAACTACTCCTTGAACGGGCGGAGCCGCAGGGAGCTTCTTCACGACAAGGCCAAGCTCTATGAAATGGGGGGGGTCTTGCCGCTGCCGATTCGGAAGTGGGCCAACAAATAG
- a CDS encoding NADH-quinone oxidoreductase subunit J, giving the protein MEGFLFWFAALVLLGSAAAVILNRSPVASALSLVTMILALAGLFGLLGAYFLSAVQVWVYAGAVMVLFLFIIMLLDLKAEEGAPLRPLGFGAGLLILVLVGAGFWRAIPPSAWEAKSARVAEANEATSIGHLLFGTYVLPFEAVGLLLLVAMIGVIVLSKKDV; this is encoded by the coding sequence ATGGAAGGATTTTTGTTTTGGTTTGCGGCCCTGGTGCTCTTGGGGAGCGCTGCCGCAGTCATCCTCAATCGGAGCCCCGTTGCTTCGGCATTGAGCTTGGTGACCATGATCCTCGCGCTGGCCGGACTCTTCGGTCTCCTGGGGGCCTACTTTCTGTCCGCCGTCCAAGTCTGGGTCTATGCCGGGGCGGTCATGGTCCTTTTCCTCTTCATCATCATGCTGCTCGATCTGAAGGCCGAAGAGGGAGCCCCGCTCCGCCCGCTTGGCTTTGGAGCGGGCCTGCTCATATTGGTGCTCGTCGGGGCCGGGTTCTGGAGGGCCATTCCGCCCTCCGCGTGGGAGGCGAAGAGCGCCCGCGTCGCAGAAGCCAATGAGGCGACGAGCATCGGGCACCTGCTCTTCGGCACTTATGTGCTCCCCTTCGAGGCGGTGGGGCTGCTCCTCCTCGTCGCGATGATTGGGGTCATCGTCTTGAGCAAGAAAGACGTGTAG
- the nuoK gene encoding NADH-quinone oxidoreductase subunit NuoK, whose protein sequence is MGTPTLGHYLVLSGLLFAIGLAGVIVRRDLLIMYMCLEIMLNAANLSLVAFSRFSQQVRGQVLVFFVITVAAVEVAVGLALLVSLYRMKRTTKAEEITALKF, encoded by the coding sequence ATGGGAACGCCGACTCTCGGTCATTACTTGGTGTTAAGCGGGCTGCTCTTCGCGATCGGCTTGGCAGGGGTTATCGTCCGGCGGGACTTGCTGATCATGTACATGTGCCTGGAGATCATGCTCAACGCGGCAAACCTCTCCCTGGTCGCCTTCAGTCGGTTTTCGCAGCAGGTGCGAGGACAAGTGCTCGTCTTCTTTGTCATCACCGTAGCCGCAGTGGAAGTGGCCGTGGGCTTGGCGCTCCTCGTCTCTCTCTATCGGATGAAGCGGACGACGAAGGCGGAAGAGATTACCGCTCTCAAATTCTAA
- the nuoL gene encoding NADH-quinone oxidoreductase subunit L → MAWLLLLAPLTSAFLVWVALRPYPRLSQAVSLAASGLTFLTALGIVLGKIEAPAALSWVDLPGLRIEIGMTLDSLARLMLLMVTGVAFLIHVYSLGYMAEDPGRARFFGELSLFLASMIGIIVSTNFVMMYIFWELVGVSSYLLIGFWFEKNSAADAARKAFLANRVGDFGFLLGILTFWATCGTVAFDPGAAHGLAGSWLAPVAALLLFCGCVGKSAQIPLHVWLPDAMEGPTPVSALIHAATMVAAGVYMLCRIFFVLELSPGALSVIAWTGGITALVAGLIATQQNDIKRVLAYSTMSQLGYMVLAVGCASTTAAMFHLTTHGFFKALLFMGAGSVLHALHHEQDIWRMGGVGRKMPLTFATFGIGAAALAGIPGLSGFFSKEEILQAAARSEPILFWMAALTAALTAFYMTRITLVAFLGRPRTKAAEHAKESPFVMGFPLIVLSVLAVIAGYSFFGIEHLLGGHEKEGNNPLVPMASLTAVLLGLTAGAITYGRANRERIAIPLFERKFYFDEIYDWTVLKLQEELARLLAWADQWIVGFVLVRGGAFVVSLGGEMLRLLQAGNLREYAFFFALGAGGILLLLFGR, encoded by the coding sequence ATGGCCTGGCTTCTTCTTCTGGCTCCTCTGACTTCCGCCTTTCTGGTGTGGGTCGCCCTCCGGCCCTATCCCCGGCTCAGCCAAGCGGTTTCGCTTGCGGCGAGCGGGCTTACCTTCTTGACCGCCCTGGGGATCGTCCTAGGGAAGATCGAGGCGCCCGCAGCACTTTCCTGGGTCGACCTGCCCGGACTCCGGATCGAGATCGGAATGACCCTCGATTCCCTGGCTCGCCTCATGCTGCTCATGGTGACCGGAGTCGCCTTTCTCATCCACGTCTATTCCCTCGGCTACATGGCCGAAGACCCCGGCCGAGCCCGGTTCTTCGGCGAGCTCTCGCTCTTCCTTGCCTCCATGATCGGGATCATCGTCTCGACGAATTTCGTCATGATGTACATCTTCTGGGAGCTCGTCGGGGTAAGCTCCTACCTGCTCATCGGCTTCTGGTTCGAGAAAAACTCGGCCGCAGATGCGGCCCGGAAGGCGTTCCTGGCGAACCGAGTGGGAGACTTTGGCTTTCTGTTGGGAATCCTGACGTTCTGGGCCACTTGCGGAACGGTTGCCTTCGATCCCGGAGCTGCGCACGGACTCGCCGGGAGCTGGCTGGCTCCGGTGGCCGCACTCCTTCTCTTTTGCGGTTGCGTTGGTAAGTCGGCGCAGATTCCCCTTCACGTCTGGCTGCCGGACGCGATGGAGGGTCCGACCCCGGTCTCCGCCCTCATTCATGCGGCCACGATGGTGGCGGCGGGCGTGTACATGCTCTGCCGCATCTTCTTTGTCCTCGAGCTCTCACCAGGGGCCCTTTCGGTGATCGCGTGGACCGGCGGGATCACGGCACTCGTAGCCGGTCTGATCGCCACGCAGCAGAACGACATCAAGCGGGTGCTTGCCTATTCGACGATGTCGCAGCTCGGCTACATGGTTCTCGCCGTGGGCTGCGCCAGCACGACAGCGGCGATGTTCCACTTGACGACCCACGGCTTCTTCAAGGCTCTCCTCTTCATGGGTGCGGGCTCCGTGCTCCACGCGCTCCATCACGAGCAGGACATCTGGAGAATGGGCGGGGTCGGACGAAAGATGCCGCTGACCTTTGCCACCTTCGGAATCGGGGCGGCCGCGCTTGCGGGAATACCGGGCCTATCGGGATTCTTCAGCAAGGAAGAGATTCTGCAGGCGGCGGCACGCAGCGAGCCTATCCTGTTCTGGATGGCGGCCCTTACCGCGGCGCTGACGGCTTTCTACATGACCCGGATCACCTTGGTGGCGTTTCTCGGGAGGCCTCGCACGAAGGCCGCCGAGCATGCCAAGGAGTCGCCGTTTGTCATGGGGTTTCCCTTGATCGTCCTATCGGTTCTGGCGGTCATTGCTGGATACTCGTTCTTCGGGATCGAGCATCTGCTCGGGGGCCACGAGAAGGAAGGGAACAACCCGCTGGTGCCGATGGCATCCTTGACTGCCGTCCTGCTGGGCCTTACTGCGGGCGCAATCACCTATGGGCGCGCCAACCGGGAGCGGATTGCCATCCCCCTCTTCGAGAGGAAATTTTACTTTGACGAGATCTACGACTGGACGGTTCTCAAGCTGCAGGAGGAATTGGCGCGGCTTCTCGCTTGGGCCGATCAATGGATCGTGGGGTTCGTCCTGGTTCGCGGCGGGGCTTTTGTGGTCAGCCTGGGAGGAGAGATGCTGAGGCTGCTCCAGGCAGGAAACTTGCGGGAATACGCCTTTTTCTTCGCTTTGGGGGCGGGGGGAATCCTCCTGTTGCTCTTCGGTCGCTGA
- a CDS encoding NuoM family protein, which produces MSPLTLLLLVEAAAIGLILFGASPKKVSLVAAGTNFLLSLWIYAQFPVGLGGYHFVENRSWIALGGLPEIRYHVGVDGISLPLVLLTTLVTLAAIWVAPAKIKRASEFYTYLLLISLGALGAFVSLDLFFFYAFHEFALIPTFLLIGIWGAENRQFVSLQITLYLGLGSLVLLAGIIALLGVLPAEERSFDIPRLTEYLRENPLATSQQMLPFLLLAIGFGTLVSLFPFHSWAPFGYASAPASTAMLHAGVLKKFGLYGLLRVAMPLLPGGAEAWKPWILALLLGNILFLGLTTIAQKELPAMLGFSSVMHMGYLFLGLACWNALGVSGVVFLMVAHGLSAALLFAVAGEVRERAGEIRFAELGGLARRMPFIAVAFLVGSFASVGVPGLANFPGELLIFFGSWKSQPLLTAVVVWGIVISAVYQLRAVRAVFYGDLPQHLADTGDVEGVERIPYVLLMAALLILGIWPGTLLGVVGSGVKGFLSLN; this is translated from the coding sequence ATGTCACCCTTAACGCTCCTGCTCCTCGTCGAGGCCGCCGCGATCGGCCTGATCCTCTTCGGCGCTTCCCCCAAAAAGGTCTCCCTGGTGGCGGCGGGCACAAACTTCCTCCTGAGCCTCTGGATCTATGCCCAATTTCCCGTCGGCCTCGGCGGGTATCATTTCGTGGAGAATCGCAGCTGGATCGCGCTCGGCGGGCTTCCGGAAATCCGGTACCACGTGGGTGTCGATGGGATCAGCCTCCCTCTGGTCCTTCTCACGACGCTCGTCACCCTGGCCGCAATTTGGGTGGCTCCTGCGAAGATCAAGCGCGCCAGCGAGTTCTATACCTATCTCCTCCTCATCTCGCTCGGGGCGCTGGGAGCGTTCGTCTCCCTCGATCTCTTTTTCTTCTACGCCTTCCACGAGTTTGCTCTGATCCCGACGTTTCTCCTGATCGGGATTTGGGGGGCGGAAAATCGCCAATTCGTGAGCCTGCAGATCACTCTCTACCTCGGTCTGGGGAGCCTGGTCCTTCTCGCCGGAATTATTGCCCTTCTGGGCGTGTTGCCTGCGGAGGAGCGAAGCTTCGACATTCCCCGGCTGACGGAGTACCTGCGGGAAAATCCGCTGGCGACCAGCCAGCAGATGTTGCCCTTTCTGCTTCTGGCCATCGGCTTCGGGACGCTGGTTTCCCTCTTCCCGTTCCATTCGTGGGCCCCCTTCGGGTATGCGTCGGCTCCCGCCTCGACCGCCATGCTGCACGCCGGGGTTCTGAAAAAGTTCGGTCTCTACGGCCTCCTGCGTGTGGCCATGCCGCTGCTTCCTGGAGGGGCAGAGGCATGGAAGCCTTGGATCCTCGCGCTCCTGTTGGGCAACATCCTCTTCCTCGGGCTCACGACCATCGCCCAGAAGGAGCTTCCCGCCATGCTTGGGTTCTCCAGCGTGATGCACATGGGGTACCTCTTTCTCGGTCTGGCCTGCTGGAATGCACTGGGGGTCAGCGGGGTGGTCTTCCTGATGGTTGCTCATGGCTTAAGCGCCGCACTCCTCTTCGCGGTCGCCGGAGAAGTACGCGAGCGAGCGGGAGAGATCCGCTTTGCGGAGCTGGGCGGACTCGCCCGGCGGATGCCTTTCATCGCGGTCGCGTTTCTGGTCGGCTCCTTTGCATCGGTGGGCGTTCCGGGCCTCGCGAATTTCCCCGGGGAGCTCCTGATCTTTTTCGGATCGTGGAAGAGCCAGCCGCTGCTCACCGCCGTGGTGGTCTGGGGGATCGTGATCTCGGCGGTCTACCAGCTGCGGGCCGTTCGGGCGGTTTTTTACGGCGACCTGCCCCAACATCTGGCCGATACGGGAGATGTGGAAGGGGTCGAGCGGATTCCCTATGTCCTGTTGATGGCCGCGCTGTTGATTCTGGGAATCTGGCCCGGGACGCTCCTGGGAGTTGTCGGATCCGGAGTCAAGGGATTTCTCTCGCTAAATTAG
- a CDS encoding NADH-quinone oxidoreductase subunit N: MHEGLWIIGAPEVILSVGGVLLLLAESVAKLQSKAVGVLVLGVHLIAGLCLLPFATTGAVLWEGIYTWDRFAVSGKAFFLLVGMLVTFLSLEGEQKIPAARAEFYILPLFCTAGMALLCSVRDFVLLFVALELVTVTLFVLVAYRRTDASSLEAGAKYLIVGGLATAFLVMGIAYLFGATGSTQFDGVARSAESEGVGPVLLLGLAFLLVGLGFKAAAVPFHIWAPDVYQGAPTPITAYLSVGSKAAGFVVLLRVLLLPFWSTTFQSHWVPLIGLLAALSVLLGNLAALPQRNLKRLLGYSSISHAGFLLLGLASHSFLGFASLLYYLLAYLVATFTAFLVLVLLEREKAGETITDLSGLAQRSPLLAWSMALAMVSLAGIPPLMGFFGKLLVFFAAWQSGLHLLVMIGVAAAAAGIYYYVAVVRAMFWSDPVQHGPIDVHPATRTLLIALNVGSVLFGFYAKPILTLAAGAVAGIGG; encoded by the coding sequence ATGCACGAAGGATTGTGGATCATTGGGGCGCCGGAAGTCATCTTGTCAGTGGGCGGGGTCTTGCTCTTGCTGGCCGAGTCGGTAGCGAAGCTTCAATCCAAGGCCGTCGGGGTCCTGGTCCTCGGCGTTCATCTGATCGCCGGGCTCTGCCTCCTGCCGTTTGCCACGACCGGAGCGGTGCTCTGGGAGGGGATCTACACCTGGGATCGGTTCGCGGTTTCCGGGAAAGCCTTCTTTCTGCTGGTCGGCATGCTCGTTACCTTTCTGAGCCTGGAAGGGGAGCAGAAGATCCCGGCGGCGCGAGCCGAATTTTATATTCTCCCGCTCTTTTGCACCGCGGGCATGGCCCTGCTCTGTTCCGTGCGCGACTTCGTGCTGCTCTTCGTCGCCCTGGAGCTTGTGACCGTCACTCTCTTCGTCCTGGTCGCCTATCGCCGAACCGACGCCTCTTCCTTGGAAGCCGGCGCCAAATACCTCATTGTCGGCGGCCTGGCGACCGCCTTCCTGGTCATGGGGATTGCCTACCTCTTCGGTGCCACCGGCTCGACCCAGTTCGATGGGGTCGCTCGTTCGGCGGAGAGCGAGGGGGTGGGCCCCGTCCTGCTGCTGGGCTTGGCATTCCTTTTGGTTGGATTGGGCTTCAAAGCGGCGGCAGTCCCTTTTCACATCTGGGCACCCGATGTTTACCAAGGTGCGCCGACCCCGATCACCGCCTACCTTTCGGTCGGCTCCAAGGCGGCAGGCTTCGTGGTGCTGCTCCGGGTCCTCCTTTTGCCCTTTTGGAGCACGACCTTCCAAAGCCATTGGGTGCCTTTGATCGGATTGCTCGCCGCCCTTTCGGTTCTCCTGGGGAACCTCGCGGCGCTCCCGCAACGGAATTTGAAGCGGCTGCTGGGATACTCGAGCATCAGCCATGCCGGCTTCCTCCTTCTGGGGCTGGCGTCCCACAGCTTCCTCGGCTTCGCTTCCCTGCTTTACTATCTGTTGGCTTACCTGGTCGCGACCTTCACGGCGTTCCTGGTTCTGGTTCTCCTGGAGCGGGAAAAAGCGGGAGAGACGATCACCGACCTCTCCGGCCTCGCCCAGAGGAGCCCGCTCCTCGCCTGGTCGATGGCGCTGGCGATGGTCTCGCTGGCGGGGATTCCGCCGCTCATGGGCTTCTTCGGTAAGCTTCTGGTCTTTTTTGCGGCCTGGCAGAGCGGGCTACACCTTTTGGTCATGATCGGAGTGGCTGCGGCGGCTGCGGGCATCTACTATTACGTCGCGGTCGTTCGGGCGATGTTCTGGAGCGATCCCGTGCAGCATGGGCCGATCGACGTTCATCCGGCCACACGGACGCTGCTCATCGCGCTCAACGTGGGGAGCGTCCTCTTCGGCTTCTACGCCAAGCCGATCCTGACCCTGGCGGCTGGGGCGGTGGCCGGAATCGGGGGGTAG